One segment of Aquimarina sp. BL5 DNA contains the following:
- a CDS encoding AraC family transcriptional regulator yields MFASIPKLVSLFNSPNVFGHLRVGLENLVALSIIYSLIYSIIAIKILNKTKKLVNLYYSNVNHSDFNWLLKFLYATILIISIDISITIFEVLYGDINIAIGIIAFFVVFLIVYLAYHGISQTKVLLPKFLLEKEVTVKKDISKTDVISLNGNKTTYSTNEMQSLQQQLETLMQKQKWYLNAELSLKSLSEKLDISDKKLSYLLNQYMQISFYDYINHFRVEEVKEKIKNPSFSQYTLLAIALECGFNSKTSFNRTFHRFESVTPSSFRNQILKTE; encoded by the coding sequence ATGTTTGCCAGTATACCCAAATTGGTAAGCTTGTTTAACAGTCCTAATGTTTTTGGTCATCTGCGAGTAGGATTAGAAAATTTAGTTGCGCTTAGTATTATCTACTCATTAATCTATAGTATAATTGCTATAAAAATTCTTAATAAAACAAAAAAGTTGGTCAACTTATATTATAGCAATGTGAATCATTCTGATTTCAACTGGTTATTGAAATTCTTATATGCTACCATTTTGATAATCAGTATAGATATTTCTATTACTATTTTTGAAGTACTCTATGGGGATATTAATATAGCAATAGGTATTATCGCTTTTTTTGTAGTGTTCTTAATTGTTTATTTAGCTTACCACGGAATTTCGCAAACTAAAGTTTTATTACCTAAATTTTTACTCGAAAAAGAAGTTACCGTAAAAAAAGACATCTCAAAAACGGATGTCATATCTCTAAACGGTAACAAAACGACATATAGCACTAATGAAATGCAATCTTTACAACAACAATTAGAAACATTAATGCAAAAACAAAAATGGTATTTAAACGCAGAATTATCTTTAAAATCTCTATCTGAAAAATTAGATATTTCGGACAAAAAACTTTCGTACTTATTAAACCAATATATGCAAATAAGTTTTTATGACTATATAAATCATTTTAGAGTTGAAGAAGTAAAAGAAAAAATTAAAAACCCTTCTTTTTCACAATATACATTATTAGCTATTGCCTTAGAGTGTGGATTCAATTCCAAAACCAGTTTTAATAGAACGTTTCATAGATTCGAGAGTGTAACACCTTCGAGTTTTAGAAACCAAATATTAAAAACCGAATGA
- a CDS encoding PA0069 family radical SAM protein → MEPKKHIKGRGAQEKIHNRFSTNHYELRDDFLNYLQKEGEPIHNHKTTFIETFPKTIVNKVSSPDVGMMYSLNPYQGCEHGCVYCYARNSHEYWGYGAGIDFESKILVKKNAPELLDKKLKSKNWKAYPIALSGNTDCYQPAEKKLKITRQLLEIFLKYKHPVGIITKNALIQRDIDILSKLAKDNLVSVFLSITSLNEETRRILEPRTASIIKRLETLERLNESGIPTNVMMAPIIPSINNHEILPLSKEVSKRGAKSIGYTVVRLNGAIGQIFTKWLENTLPDRKDKILHQIMECHDGNLNDNVFGRRMKGSGNIADQIHQMFAISRKKYFPEENKISLNCNLHESHKDGQLKLF, encoded by the coding sequence TTGGAACCAAAGAAACATATAAAAGGAAGAGGTGCACAGGAAAAAATACATAATCGTTTTTCCACAAATCATTATGAACTAAGAGATGATTTTCTTAATTATCTTCAGAAAGAAGGAGAGCCTATACACAATCATAAAACTACTTTTATTGAGACTTTTCCTAAAACGATCGTGAACAAAGTAAGCAGTCCAGATGTTGGTATGATGTATTCTCTCAATCCGTATCAAGGATGTGAACATGGATGCGTGTATTGTTATGCCCGAAACTCTCACGAATATTGGGGATATGGTGCTGGAATAGATTTTGAAAGCAAAATTTTAGTTAAGAAAAATGCTCCTGAACTATTAGATAAAAAACTGAAAAGTAAAAATTGGAAAGCGTATCCTATTGCGCTCTCGGGTAATACTGATTGTTACCAACCTGCAGAAAAAAAACTCAAAATAACTCGCCAACTTCTTGAAATATTCCTGAAATATAAACATCCTGTCGGTATCATTACCAAAAATGCCCTCATACAAAGAGATATTGATATTCTTTCTAAGCTTGCAAAAGATAACCTGGTATCCGTTTTTTTATCTATAACATCACTTAATGAAGAAACAAGAAGAATATTAGAACCCAGAACAGCAAGTATTATAAAGCGATTAGAAACCTTAGAAAGACTAAATGAATCAGGGATACCAACAAATGTGATGATGGCGCCAATTATTCCATCTATTAATAATCACGAAATACTACCTCTTTCTAAAGAAGTTTCTAAACGAGGAGCAAAAAGTATAGGATATACCGTTGTAAGACTAAATGGTGCTATTGGGCAGATATTTACTAAATGGTTAGAAAACACGCTGCCCGATCGCAAAGACAAAATTTTACACCAGATTATGGAATGTCATGATGGTAACTTAAACGATAACGTGTTTGGTAGAAGAATGAAAGGATCTGGAAACATAGCTGATCAGATTCATCAAATGTTTGCCATTTCCAGAAAAAAGTATTTCCCTGAAGAAAATAAAATATCTTTAAACTGTAATTTACACGAATCGCATAAAGATGGTCAATTGAAGCTTTTTTGA
- a CDS encoding AraC family transcriptional regulator, whose protein sequence is MRLHRLFIFSAILFFNHVIAQVDDIIVAKNVEDIRLQIKALDESKIDEIISLSNILYKIAFDNEDPKGMIDALIHLSVANLNSGNNSLAIAYLENGASIAVDNNMDFEEMYVTNLKGNHYFDIEEYDNASMAYSKALDIAQELDNKNFISGVKSNLAFIKLRTGDFSAALKELKNSEKNLLKKPYSRPEKRIQEGVMLFNARISEAYIQLNQLDSALYANNKGLALTKKVKVDNVHIDLLMHRGIIYQNQQDYVNALNFLDQAKSLCYEANDIVFLGKILNLIGACKLAQKDYKESINVLSESLEILTKKYSNSDEISKCYKLLGQAYKMYGDIEKSNEYYEKHILSLSKLNNKKSSASRKVRDIAVSDYQNEISNLENQKQRQKNKLTYAQVGLVIAVIGIVLVLFFFQTAKKNNKNKFEALLAKIEKQESAGSSSIGINDVITPIIDTKDAKLESQSNPLDISDELYEQILLGLKKVESQEYFLRTECNLYNVAKKVNTNTSYLSKVINAHFGKNFNTYINDLRINYAILRLKNDSKFRSYSIKSIAEEVGYKTADSFSKYFKIHTGLLPSFYIKKLKSKK, encoded by the coding sequence ATGAGATTGCATCGTCTATTTATCTTTTCTGCAATATTATTTTTTAACCATGTAATTGCGCAAGTCGATGATATAATAGTTGCCAAAAACGTGGAAGACATTCGTCTTCAAATAAAGGCATTGGATGAAAGTAAAATCGATGAAATTATCTCCTTAAGCAATATCCTATACAAAATAGCTTTTGACAATGAAGATCCTAAAGGCATGATAGATGCCTTAATTCATTTAAGCGTTGCGAATCTTAATTCAGGTAATAATAGTTTAGCTATAGCGTATTTGGAAAATGGGGCTTCTATCGCAGTAGATAACAACATGGATTTTGAAGAAATGTATGTAACGAATCTAAAGGGAAATCATTATTTTGATATTGAGGAATATGATAACGCAAGTATGGCCTATTCTAAGGCTTTAGATATAGCTCAAGAATTAGATAATAAAAATTTTATTTCTGGAGTGAAGAGTAACCTAGCTTTTATTAAGCTAAGAACCGGTGATTTTAGTGCAGCATTAAAAGAACTTAAAAACAGTGAAAAAAACCTCCTTAAAAAACCCTACAGTAGACCTGAAAAAAGAATTCAGGAAGGAGTAATGCTTTTCAACGCTCGAATTTCTGAAGCTTACATTCAATTAAACCAATTGGATTCTGCATTATATGCAAATAACAAAGGATTGGCACTTACAAAAAAAGTAAAAGTTGATAATGTTCATATTGATCTGCTTATGCACCGAGGTATTATTTATCAGAATCAACAAGATTATGTCAATGCACTTAATTTTTTAGATCAAGCGAAAAGTCTTTGTTATGAAGCTAACGACATCGTATTTTTAGGAAAGATTCTGAATTTAATAGGAGCATGCAAACTAGCACAAAAAGACTATAAGGAAAGTATCAATGTTCTCTCTGAATCTCTAGAAATTCTTACTAAAAAATATAGTAATTCTGATGAGATCAGTAAATGTTATAAGTTACTTGGACAAGCTTACAAAATGTATGGTGATATAGAAAAATCCAATGAATATTATGAGAAACATATTCTAAGTCTAAGCAAACTAAATAATAAAAAATCATCAGCATCTAGAAAAGTTCGAGATATAGCAGTAAGCGATTATCAAAATGAGATTTCCAATCTTGAAAATCAAAAACAGAGGCAAAAAAATAAACTAACATATGCTCAAGTTGGATTGGTTATAGCTGTAATAGGTATAGTTTTAGTTCTCTTCTTTTTTCAAACTGCTAAAAAGAATAATAAGAATAAATTTGAAGCCTTACTTGCTAAAATAGAAAAACAAGAAAGCGCGGGCTCCTCTTCTATTGGAATTAATGATGTAATTACTCCAATTATAGATACTAAAGACGCCAAATTAGAGTCGCAATCAAATCCATTAGACATTAGCGATGAATTGTATGAACAAATCCTTCTTGGGTTAAAAAAAGTAGAATCACAAGAATATTTCCTAAGAACAGAATGTAATCTATACAATGTAGCTAAAAAGGTTAATACAAATACTTCGTATTTATCTAAAGTAATTAATGCACATTTTGGCAAAAACTTCAATACCTACATCAATGATCTAAGAATTAACTATGCAATTCTGAGATTAAAAAACGATTCTAAATTTAGATCATATTCTATAAAATCGATCGCAGAAGAAGTAGGTTATAAAACTGCGGATTCTTTTTCTAAATACTTCAAAATTCATACTGGACTTCTTCCTTCTTTCTACATAAAAAAACTAAAATCTAAAAAATAG
- a CDS encoding carbohydrate-binding protein: MKRIFTLLITLLMTLPFFAQSQNIKPKHQITSAKLSGKHFEEISLFNLKSSKSNVIIPKEFKNYSILSLRQSAMKKIGAAPEALNLQLPSEKSSMLLELVKVTIVSEDFSIVEMPSGKVIKPLKNITHYRGIVKNSPNSIAAITIKDGEISGIISLSDGKGNLVLAKLDTSDDHILYEDKDINHLNDFVCQTENLRSIETTEERDYQKNAPAANQTKCPEIFFDIGNDIVRDKGGSQAASNYIQSIFNQVAILYNNEGIKIKISGIRAWTSSAPFNNLDNYRSYRNQNGFNGDLGHFVTYNYSGGVAWLNGLCGSYRYGLSGINRNYSNVPVYSWTVNVIAHELGHNFGSNHTHSCVWNGNNTAIDGCYNTEGSCGRPGIPSNGGTTMSYCHLTSAGINLSKGFGNQPADVIRRTINRANCVDTCNTDGGGGNGDEVSCAGIDEWSENVTYVAGDKVTYQGNLFERNTNNDWNTLGVCSIDPCFGVDDWNENTTYSPGDLVIYQGNLFRRNNNQDWDSLGSCENNDPCSGVDDWNENTSYAVGDKIIYQGNLFEWTANGWEQLASCSNASRSLFPGEVDDYALPPSFSIYPNPASDILNIEANNSTNKIEHILIRDINGRVIKTIKPKERPSNLSFKQSIAIDELVTGVYFIQIINTDNINTKKFFVQ; this comes from the coding sequence ATGAAACGTATTTTTACTTTGCTCATCACCTTATTGATGACATTACCTTTTTTTGCCCAATCCCAGAATATCAAACCTAAACATCAGATAACTTCTGCTAAATTATCTGGAAAACATTTTGAAGAAATCTCTCTTTTTAATCTAAAATCTAGTAAATCAAATGTGATCATTCCAAAAGAATTTAAAAACTATTCAATTCTTTCATTACGGCAGTCTGCTATGAAAAAAATTGGCGCTGCTCCTGAAGCTTTAAACCTTCAATTACCTAGTGAAAAATCATCAATGCTTCTTGAATTAGTTAAAGTAACTATTGTTTCTGAAGATTTTTCGATTGTAGAAATGCCTTCGGGAAAAGTGATCAAACCATTAAAAAACATTACACATTATCGTGGTATTGTTAAAAACAGTCCAAACTCCATTGCCGCAATTACTATTAAAGATGGCGAAATATCTGGAATTATTAGTCTTAGTGACGGAAAGGGCAATTTAGTACTTGCTAAATTAGATACTAGTGACGATCATATTCTATACGAAGATAAAGATATCAATCATCTAAATGATTTTGTTTGCCAAACAGAAAATTTACGTTCGATAGAAACTACGGAAGAAAGAGATTATCAAAAAAATGCTCCCGCAGCTAATCAAACTAAATGTCCTGAGATATTTTTTGATATCGGAAATGATATTGTAAGAGATAAAGGAGGTTCGCAAGCTGCTTCTAACTATATCCAATCTATTTTTAATCAGGTTGCAATATTATATAACAATGAAGGAATAAAAATAAAAATATCGGGTATAAGAGCCTGGACATCCTCAGCTCCATTTAATAATTTAGATAACTATCGCAGTTATAGAAACCAAAATGGATTTAACGGTGATCTTGGTCACTTTGTTACCTATAACTATTCTGGTGGTGTAGCTTGGTTAAATGGATTATGTGGATCTTATCGATATGGTTTATCCGGTATTAATAGAAATTATAGCAATGTTCCTGTTTATTCTTGGACAGTAAATGTCATTGCACACGAACTAGGTCATAATTTTGGATCTAATCATACGCATTCTTGCGTTTGGAACGGAAATAATACCGCGATCGATGGTTGCTACAATACAGAAGGTAGCTGTGGCAGACCTGGAATTCCATCAAACGGCGGAACCACTATGAGTTATTGTCATTTAACTAGTGCAGGAATAAACCTAAGTAAAGGGTTTGGAAATCAACCTGCTGATGTAATTCGCAGAACAATCAATCGAGCTAATTGTGTAGACACTTGTAACACAGATGGCGGAGGCGGAAACGGTGATGAAGTTAGTTGCGCAGGTATAGATGAATGGTCAGAAAATGTGACATATGTCGCCGGAGACAAGGTTACATATCAGGGAAATCTTTTTGAAAGAAACACAAACAATGATTGGAACACTTTAGGAGTATGCAGCATAGACCCTTGTTTTGGAGTAGATGATTGGAATGAAAATACGACTTACTCACCTGGAGATCTAGTGATATATCAAGGAAACTTATTTAGACGAAATAACAACCAAGATTGGGATAGCCTTGGATCTTGTGAAAATAATGATCCTTGTTCTGGAGTAGATGATTGGAATGAAAATACTTCTTATGCTGTCGGAGATAAAATCATATATCAAGGTAACCTTTTCGAATGGACTGCTAACGGTTGGGAGCAATTAGCATCCTGTAGTAATGCTTCTCGTTCTCTATTTCCTGGTGAGGTTGATGATTATGCACTCCCTCCAAGTTTTAGTATATATCCTAATCCAGCAAGTGATATTTTAAATATCGAAGCTAATAACTCAACGAATAAGATTGAACACATTTTGATAAGAGATATTAATGGTCGTGTTATAAAAACAATCAAACCCAAAGAAAGACCAAGCAATTTGTCTTTTAAACAAAGTATTGCGATAGATGAATTAGTAACTGGAGTTTATTTTATTCAGATAATTAATACGGATAATATCAATACCAAAAAATTCTTTGTACAATAA
- a CDS encoding discoidin domain-containing protein — protein MILFKTIYALQKRQVFLLLLFMNICYIPLKAQEFFQVMEEENVKIKKLERIGKRHFENRDKGKGSGYKLFMRNLYWAKRNADTNGYIISDRKVVDETEKFLKNTESLNKNAQQNSGWTELGPFNWTRTRSWSPGLGRITAIAVEPNQQNTIYAGSPGGGIWKSTNAGQNWKPLGDQMANMSIWSIAIDPNNSNIVYLGNSAGQIMKSTNGGNSWSQIYRVSGTPRTILIHPNSDLIFIGTTKALYRSTNGGANFSNVLNTRSEDVAFKPGNTNIVYACGTSFYRSTNSGSSFNRVTSGIASSERMKMAVTPANPNAVYLVQKRGSGFGYLYRSLNEGTSFSIRASYNNISTDQIYFTQASRDMAITVSDTNANEVHVGGMNYSRSLDGGSSFTTLATWSSPGDRSYVHADIEVMQYVKGSIYIGSDGGIFRSRDRGNNTTDLTQGGLAVRQYYRIGGAKTDANMIVGGAQDNGTNIMSGSNRQFKEWLGADGMECFIDHKNKNTVYGTVQFGSLYKSTDGGNSIGNISKPGNFSGEWVTPFMMDPIDNKKIYVGYNDLYRSNNGGSNGSWRNITANINISGKLDEIAIANSNNNYIYIAEEGRVWRTKNGQSNNPSWTEVSDFRGDVNFISVDPNNPERVAIAATGSRVYISTNSGNTWTNIRGNLPNISAQCLVFDDTAANGLYVGMQSGVYYTNDTLDSWIPFSTNLPRVQTSDLEIHYPTRKIRVATYGRGIWEADLFDEGTDTDEINPPSELTSQINQNDVTLTWADNSNNENGFTIERSSGNSFERIDYVGTGVTNYIDKNVADGIYSYRVRAYDVDSYSNYSNLIQVEVGTIVNPPDIIDNCEGCVVYDTNSEETTNADHAKEKAADGDPNTYWHSNWYDDNTSHPHFIAIDLGVSRDLVGFSYQGRQTGTTGMVKDYILFGWDGNAWIQLSAGTFQKSTLKQTVEFDNFNCRYLYFRALSEVDDKRWASVAEFTVRYNTSEQTDIMPAIQNTDTTPPLVDLTDFDGIKVFPIPFTDKITIGGISSKKTARSIQLIGSNGAVQKTKISINGKQATIDTQKLAKGFYILKMQKDGVQKNIKILKQ, from the coding sequence ATGATACTTTTTAAAACCATATATGCACTACAAAAAAGACAGGTATTTCTCTTACTGTTATTTATGAACATATGCTATATACCATTAAAAGCACAAGAATTTTTCCAAGTTATGGAAGAAGAAAACGTCAAAATAAAAAAATTAGAGCGCATAGGAAAACGTCATTTTGAAAATAGAGATAAAGGAAAAGGAAGTGGTTATAAGCTATTTATGCGAAACCTATATTGGGCGAAGAGAAATGCTGACACTAATGGATATATAATAAGTGACCGCAAAGTAGTAGATGAAACTGAAAAATTTCTGAAAAACACAGAATCATTAAATAAAAATGCTCAACAAAATAGTGGTTGGACCGAACTTGGGCCTTTTAACTGGACACGTACCAGAAGCTGGTCTCCTGGATTAGGGAGAATTACAGCAATAGCTGTAGAACCAAATCAACAAAATACGATATATGCAGGATCTCCGGGAGGAGGGATCTGGAAGTCCACTAATGCTGGTCAAAACTGGAAACCCTTAGGAGATCAAATGGCAAATATGTCTATATGGTCAATCGCTATCGATCCAAATAACAGCAACATTGTTTATTTAGGAAATTCTGCAGGTCAAATTATGAAATCTACTAATGGTGGGAATTCCTGGTCACAAATTTACAGGGTAAGTGGTACACCGAGGACCATCCTTATTCACCCCAATAGTGATCTTATATTTATTGGTACTACTAAAGCACTTTATAGGTCCACCAATGGTGGTGCCAATTTTAGCAATGTTCTAAACACGCGTTCTGAAGATGTCGCCTTTAAACCTGGAAACACAAATATAGTGTACGCCTGCGGAACAAGTTTTTATCGATCTACTAACAGCGGAAGCTCTTTTAACCGAGTTACCAGCGGTATTGCTAGTAGTGAACGTATGAAGATGGCTGTGACGCCAGCAAATCCAAACGCTGTATATCTTGTACAGAAAAGAGGAAGCGGTTTTGGATATCTATATAGATCGTTAAACGAAGGAACCAGTTTTAGTATTCGTGCAAGTTATAATAATATTTCCACTGATCAGATTTATTTCACTCAGGCTTCTCGTGATATGGCTATCACCGTATCAGACACTAATGCAAATGAAGTTCATGTAGGAGGAATGAATTATTCCAGATCTTTAGACGGTGGTTCGAGTTTTACCACCTTAGCAACTTGGAGTTCTCCTGGTGATCGTTCCTATGTACATGCTGATATAGAAGTAATGCAGTATGTAAAAGGTTCCATATATATAGGCTCTGACGGTGGTATTTTTAGAAGTCGAGATAGAGGAAATAACACGACCGATCTTACCCAAGGCGGATTAGCAGTAAGACAATATTATCGCATTGGAGGTGCTAAAACGGATGCCAATATGATCGTAGGAGGTGCTCAGGATAATGGAACTAATATTATGAGCGGTTCTAATCGTCAATTTAAAGAATGGTTAGGAGCTGATGGAATGGAATGCTTCATAGATCATAAAAACAAAAATACTGTTTACGGAACTGTTCAATTCGGATCTCTTTATAAAAGTACTGATGGTGGAAATAGTATTGGAAACATAAGTAAGCCAGGAAACTTTAGTGGAGAATGGGTAACTCCATTTATGATGGATCCAATTGATAACAAAAAGATATATGTTGGTTATAACGACCTATACCGGAGTAATAATGGAGGTAGTAATGGCAGTTGGAGAAACATTACAGCAAATATCAATATTAGTGGTAAACTAGATGAAATCGCAATTGCAAACTCTAACAACAACTACATTTATATAGCTGAAGAAGGAAGAGTATGGAGAACCAAAAATGGGCAAAGTAATAATCCTTCTTGGACTGAAGTAAGTGATTTTAGAGGAGATGTAAACTTTATCTCGGTAGATCCTAACAATCCTGAAAGAGTAGCTATAGCAGCTACAGGATCCAGAGTATATATTTCTACAAACTCAGGAAATACTTGGACAAACATAAGAGGAAACCTACCTAATATTTCTGCTCAATGCTTAGTTTTTGATGACACTGCTGCCAATGGATTATATGTAGGAATGCAATCTGGAGTATATTATACGAATGACACTCTTGATTCTTGGATACCTTTCTCTACAAACTTACCAAGGGTACAAACCTCAGATTTAGAAATACACTATCCTACTCGAAAAATTCGTGTTGCTACCTACGGGCGTGGAATATGGGAAGCTGATCTTTTTGATGAAGGTACCGACACTGATGAAATCAATCCACCAAGTGAGTTAACATCGCAAATTAATCAAAATGATGTAACCTTAACTTGGGCAGATAATTCTAATAATGAAAATGGTTTTACTATTGAAAGAAGTAGTGGTAACTCGTTCGAAAGGATAGATTATGTAGGGACTGGTGTAACCAACTATATTGATAAAAACGTAGCAGATGGAATTTATTCATATAGAGTTAGAGCTTATGATGTAGATAGTTATTCTAATTACTCAAATTTGATACAGGTAGAAGTAGGAACTATTGTCAATCCTCCTGATATTATTGACAATTGTGAAGGTTGCGTGGTCTACGATACTAATAGTGAGGAAACGACAAATGCTGATCATGCCAAAGAAAAAGCAGCAGATGGTGACCCAAACACCTATTGGCACTCTAATTGGTACGATGATAACACATCTCATCCTCATTTTATTGCCATTGACCTTGGTGTATCGAGGGACTTAGTTGGATTTTCTTATCAAGGAAGACAAACAGGTACCACTGGAATGGTAAAAGATTATATACTTTTTGGTTGGGATGGTAATGCTTGGATTCAGTTATCTGCAGGAACTTTTCAGAAATCTACTTTAAAACAAACAGTAGAGTTTGACAATTTTAATTGTCGCTATCTTTATTTCAGAGCACTTTCTGAAGTCGATGATAAACGATGGGCATCTGTTGCAGAATTCACGGTTAGGTATAACACATCAGAACAAACCGATATAATGCCTGCAATTCAAAATACTGATACTACTCCACCATTGGTAGATCTTACCGATTTTGATGGAATCAAAGTATTCCCTATACCCTTTACAGATAAGATAACCATAGGTGGAATTAGCTCTAAAAAAACAGCTCGTTCCATTCAACTTATCGGATCAAATGGTGCTGTTCAGAAAACTAAAATTTCTATCAATGGAAAACAGGCAACAATTGATACACAGAAATTAGCAAAAGGCTTCTACATCTTAAAGATGCAAAAAGATGGAGTACAGAAAAATATAAAGATTCTAAAACAATAG
- a CDS encoding HD domain-containing protein — MIEDQIISKTVDFVKNTLHGAEGGHDWFHIQRVFKTSQNIAKDEDVDFLIVSLGALLHDIADSKFHNGDETIGPKVASDFLVSIEVDKRIIDHVVLIIENISFKGGNTSQKFKSPELDVIQDADRLDAIGAIGVARCFNYGGFKNRVLYDPEIAPNLTMTKEEYKSSTAPTINHFYEKLLLLKDRMNTKTGKKIAEERHRFMEVFLEQFYREWEGQ; from the coding sequence ATGATTGAAGATCAGATCATAAGTAAAACTGTAGATTTTGTAAAAAACACACTTCACGGAGCAGAAGGAGGACATGATTGGTTTCACATCCAAAGAGTGTTTAAAACATCACAAAACATAGCCAAAGATGAGGATGTCGATTTTCTGATAGTTTCTTTGGGAGCATTACTTCATGATATTGCTGATTCTAAGTTTCATAATGGAGATGAAACTATTGGGCCTAAAGTAGCAAGTGATTTTTTAGTAAGTATAGAAGTTGATAAAAGAATCATAGATCATGTGGTTCTTATTATAGAAAATATTTCTTTTAAAGGAGGAAATACTTCACAAAAATTTAAATCTCCCGAATTAGATGTTATACAAGATGCAGACCGGCTGGATGCTATAGGAGCTATAGGAGTTGCTAGGTGTTTTAATTATGGAGGATTCAAGAATAGAGTCCTATATGATCCCGAAATAGCACCTAATCTTACTATGACAAAAGAAGAATATAAAAGTTCTACCGCTCCAACAATTAATCATTTCTACGAAAAACTATTGTTACTTAAAGATAGAATGAATACCAAAACTGGTAAAAAAATAGCAGAGGAAAGACATCGTTTTATGGAGGTCTTTTTAGAGCAGTTCTATAGAGAGTGGGAAGGGCAGTAA
- a CDS encoding acyl-ACP desaturase: MAIDNIRLEVMQLLEKKIESYIDRFLIPIDKVWQPTDFLPNSQNEDTFYDEVKELRELAKELPYDFWVVLVGDTITEEALPTYESWLMDVEGVNQHEGEGGNGWSRWVRYWTSEENRHGDTLNKYLYLSGRVNMIEVERTTQHLINDGFDIGTDRDPYKNFIYTSFQELATNISHSRVAKLARGYSNKSLAKMCKIIAGDEMRHFNAYSEFVKNIFEVDPSQMMVAFSDMMKHKIVMPAVFLRESGNTIGSAFEEFSNAAQRLGVYTSQDYIDIMQRLIDKWEIDKLVDLTDDAEKARDFVMRLPARMQRISERLVIPEEVFEFKWVQPALIK; the protein is encoded by the coding sequence ATGGCTATAGATAACATAAGACTAGAGGTAATGCAATTACTGGAGAAAAAAATCGAATCCTATATTGATAGATTTTTGATTCCCATAGATAAGGTATGGCAGCCTACCGATTTTTTACCTAATTCTCAGAATGAAGACACTTTTTATGATGAGGTTAAAGAGCTAAGAGAATTAGCGAAAGAACTTCCATATGATTTCTGGGTAGTTTTAGTAGGAGATACGATTACAGAAGAGGCGCTACCTACCTATGAATCTTGGTTAATGGACGTTGAGGGAGTTAATCAACACGAAGGAGAAGGAGGAAATGGTTGGTCTAGATGGGTTCGTTATTGGACCAGCGAGGAGAATCGACACGGGGATACCTTAAATAAATATTTATATCTATCTGGAAGAGTAAATATGATAGAGGTAGAGCGTACTACACAACATCTAATTAATGATGGCTTTGATATTGGTACAGATAGAGATCCGTACAAAAATTTTATATATACTAGTTTCCAAGAATTAGCAACTAATATTTCTCATAGCCGAGTGGCTAAGTTAGCTAGAGGATATTCGAACAAATCATTGGCTAAGATGTGTAAGATTATTGCAGGTGATGAAATGCGTCATTTTAATGCCTATAGTGAATTTGTAAAAAATATTTTTGAGGTAGATCCTAGCCAGATGATGGTCGCGTTTAGTGATATGATGAAGCATAAAATTGTAATGCCAGCAGTGTTTTTAAGAGAATCTGGGAATACGATTGGTAGTGCTTTTGAAGAGTTTTCTAATGCAGCTCAACGATTAGGTGTGTATACTTCTCAGGATTATATAGACATTATGCAACGTCTGATAGATAAATGGGAAATTGATAAACTAGTAGATCTTACAGATGATGCCGAAAAAGCGCGTGATTTCGTAATGAGACTACCGGCTAGAATGCAACGTATCAGTGAAAGGTTGGTAATTCCGGAAGAAGTTTTTGAATTTAAGTGGGTACAACCTGCATTGATTAAATAA